The genomic interval CCGGGGGAGCGGGGCGCATCGAGGTCGTCGCCGGGCCCATGTTCGCGGGCAAGTCTGAGGAGCTCGTGCGGCGGGTGCGCCGCGCGCGGCTGGCTCACCGGGGCGTCGTCGTCGTCAACCACGCGCTCGACGTGCGTGCGGGCGGCGGCCGGGTGGCGTCCCACTCGGGGCTGGAGGTGCCTTCGGCCACGGTGGCCGGCGCCGGCGAGATCCCCGGGCTCGTGGAGCCGGGCACCGAGCTCGTCGCGATCGACGAGGCGCAGTTCTTCGGACCCGAGCTCGTCCCGGTCGCGGTGGCGCTCGCCGACGCGGGACTCGTCGTCGTCGTGGCGGGGCTGTCGGTGACCTTCGACGGCTCGCCCTTCGAGCCGCTGCCCGCGCTCATGGCGGTGGCGGAGCGCGTCGACAAGCTCACCGCTGTGTGCATGGTGTGCGGGCGTGACGCCGCCTACCACGTGCGCGTCGCGCGCGGCGTCGCGCTCGACGGCGGTGCGGACGCGGCCGCGCCGGTCGCGGCGCACGTCGGTGGGGCGGAGTCGTACGAGGCCCGCTGCCGCGCCCATCGCGGCTGACGGGTGCGCGCCGGCCGCTCACTCCTCGATCAGGGGGACGAACGCGTAGGTCCCGTGCTCCGAGAGGTGTGGGAACCCGTCGGGTCCGACCCGCACGCACGTCATCGTGTGGCCGACGGGGATGACCATCCGGCCGCCGGGGGCGATCTGCGCCACCAGCGGGGCCGGCAGCCGGCGGGCCGCCGCGGAGACGAGGATCCGTTCCCAGCCGCCGTCGCGCGGCCAGCCCAGCACCCCGGGGAGGGCCGCCACCTCGCTCGCCCACGGCATGCCG from Xylanimonas allomyrinae carries:
- a CDS encoding thymidine kinase, coding for MFAGKSEELVRRVRRARLAHRGVVVVNHALDVRAGGGRVASHSGLEVPSATVAGAGEIPGLVEPGTELVAIDEAQFFGPELVPVAVALADAGLVVVVAGLSVTFDGSPFEPLPALMAVAERVDKLTAVCMVCGRDAAYHVRVARGVALDGGADAAAPVAAHVGGAESYEARCRAHRG